DNA sequence from the Ovis canadensis isolate MfBH-ARS-UI-01 breed Bighorn chromosome 2, ARS-UI_OviCan_v2, whole genome shotgun sequence genome:
AAGCCCCAGGTGGCTGAGTCAGGACTCGGTGAACACACGAGGTGCTAAGGAATGGTGGCAGCATCAGTGAGTCCCAGCTCACGCAGGAGGGCTGGGACTGCGGGCTGGCCTGCAGCCGGGAACTAGGTAGTTGGAGCTGAGGCAAAGCGAGTGGAAGGGGGAGAGGCAGTATTGTCGAGCCCTCCTGAGCACTTGGCACTGCCCATCTGGTGCAGCCATCGCTCGTCCTGCGGGTTAGGACACCCGGGCCCTGAGAGGGCCGTCTCCAGAGCAACCCCCCAGGAGGCAGGACCGGGACTTTCCGCTCCGCGGGTCCCCTCTCTCAGGCTCACAGGTACAAGGACTGGTCCCCCACTTCCTCCCACAGGAGAGCTGGCAGCCTGGCGATGGGGGCTTCCATCCCTCGAGTGGGCGTCTCCCTACTTGAGGCCCCTGGTTGGGGTTGGGGGAAGAGAGGGTTAATGCAGCCTCCTGAGCTATGGGGGCCACAGAATCACTTCAGGGCAGAGAAGGGGGTGTGGTGGACATTGAGAGGCTTTAAATGTGTGCCAAGGCCGACAGCAGGACTGGCTGCTCCATAAGCTGTCTTATTGTTCGGAGTCAATGCGCTGAACGCCTTTGTGAACTGATGGCCGTTTCTGTAAACATTCCCACCTAAACGGTGGGGAGCTCAATGGGTGGAAACGGTCAAACTGTGTAATATGGAAGCAAAGTAATAGGCAGGAGCTGGGACCTTGATTCTGCCACTGACTCGTATGAACTTGTCAggaaaaatggggataacagcCTGTACCCCAAAGGATGCCTGTGATGGAGAAACGAGACGATGCAGCAAAGGCTGTCCGGTCAAGGTGCTTGGTGAGCGGCTTCCTGTCTTGAGAGGTGGTGTGACCCAAGGTGACGGGCACTGCCTCTGAAGCCCAGTTGCCTAGGCTCCAGTGCTGGCTCTGCCACGGCCTGTGTAATTTTGgtctcagtgcctcagtttccaccccGTGAATCCAGGGAGAATGACATTACCAGCTTCATAAGCAGGTAATGAGGGTTAAGGAGATGACGCATGGAGAGCTCAAAGAGCAGCGCCTAGTGTAAAGCGAGCCTCACAAGCACTGCCGGGATGATCACTATCCACCCAGCtctgacaaggctgtggtctaacTTGGAGCTCGGACATTAGAAACCTCCCGTGTGTGCTTCAAGAGTGAACATTTCAATGTGTGTGAAGTTCGTTTCTTCACAAACACTCTTCAGTAGAAAAGGTCCCTGAACTTATATGAccgtatatacatttttttagtcCCCCTGGATTCAATAAAGATATTTCCATGTTGGTGATGTCAGGACCTATCAACCTCTAACTTGGCCTGTCCTGCTAAGTGGCGGGTTGCTCCTTGCCAGTCTCTGCTAAGACGGCCCACCCAGAGGCCCAGACCCTCTCTCAGCCCAAGACCCTCACCCCTCCAGGACGCTGCAGGCTGGAGAAGTGAACGTTGGGGATGAACAGCACCGGCGGGGTCTCCAGGTCCGCCTCAGGCCGCAGGTAGGTGGTCTCATTGCCCCTGAAGCCAGCTAGCAGGGAGCCCTTGATGCCTGATGGGAAGAGGAAGGCATTGTGCCTTGAGGCCCCTCTGCTCATGCGTCTGCCCTCTAGTCTCCTCTCCCCTTCATGCCAACCCAGCCCAGCTCAGGCCCACTGACCACTGTTGCTGGAGTCGGGGCACTTGACCTTCCTCCGGAACTGCTTCCGCTCATCATCCCGCATCTTCCTTTCTGCTCCCTGCGGGAGAGAGGGGGCCAGGGGTCACCACTGGTCTTGGGAGAGCTGGCTGCTTTTTCTTGCAACTATGGGACTTCCGAGGTTGCCTTCTTCCCAGGGTGAGATCAGGAAACGGGAAGGTACCAGCACTGGGCCCAATCAAGTGCGGCCCAGCCCTGTCTGAGGTCAGCAAAGCcttgggagagagagaaacagagaggcagagaaagaagaaagtaagGGAGACAGGTGTAGGGagagaagaacagagaaagaaacagagaaaagagaaaggagctcAGAGAGAggtaagaagaaagagaaaagtgaaaaagacagaCACGGAGAAAAAGAAACCTGGACAGCTTTGTACAGAGACCTAGAAAGAGATGTGTAGCAAGAGGAAGGGTTGAGCAGAGGGAAACACAGCCACAGAGAGCAGGATGGACAAACGACAAGCACACAAAGACGGAGGCATTCAGAGAGCAAGAAGCAGAGACAGGTGCACCCAGCATGGCTGAGGAGGACACGCAGGTGGGCTGGCCCGCCCACCCAGGGTCCAGCAGAGGGTCGCCCAGCCACCTTGTCACAAAAGATCTTGATCTGGCAGACAGCTCGGTGCACCAGGCGCTCGCTGGGGGAGCCGCAGTCGTAGGTGTCGATCTGCAGGTTCAAGGGGACTCCCTTCACCCCCTTCTGTGAGGAGAAGTCTGTGCTGAGGCAGTTGACGCCGACAAACACCTGGGGACAGAGGCGGGAGCTCGCTAAACAGCCGGCCCAGGTCACCAGACCTGCGGTCCCACAACCTCCCTGAGCACCGTGGGGCCTACCGGCCGCCTGGCGGGCACCCTCAGCTTCACAACGCCCCTGGAAGGCAAACCTCACCAGCTCTCTTTTCCAGGGAAAACCCATGCTCCGAGAGGGCCGCTGTCCGAGGGCGACACAGGGAGCATATAAGGGAGCTGGAGTTTGAGCTCAGGGTGTCACTAGTGGACAACGCAGCTCCCGCTAGACTGCCAAGGGCAGCCCAAAGGATCAAGGGCCTGGGAGGGAGATTAAGGGTCCTTTAGGAATTTAAAATCCagagcctcatttttttttttttttgcccctgtgCACCTGGACGACCAGCTTTAGCCACAGCTGAACCAGTCACCCGCTTTTTACAGCTGAGGAGATGGAGGCTCTGAGCATGGATGTGACTTGCTAACGCTTCCACAGGGAGTTGGGCAGGCTGGCAGAGAGGAATGAGCTTGGACGTGGGGCTACTCAGACTCTGCCCGTCAAGCCATGTCACTTTAGATAAGTCCTTGAACCTcatggagcctcagtttctctatctgcaaaatgaggacaATTAAACCTACCTCCTGTGGCAGTGAGGGTGGTTGAATACCCAGGGGGCTTAGACATTTTGTAACCGTTGTTGTGAGTGGGACAGATGGCGTCTCAGCCAGAAGCCTGTGTCCAGCTGACGGTAGCCTGGGGTCAGTCTTAGCTGGACCTCACTTAGCAAGCTCACCTGCTGACTGCCCACTGCTGGCTTCTGTGTGGGACTCCAGGCCAGAGCCCACTCCAGGCTGGCCCCTATTCCTTGGGACGCTTCCCCTGGAAACGATCCTGACTTGAacgagtgggggtggggtggtgctgGAACAGACCCCCTTCCTTCCCTGGCTGTGGGGGGCCAGGCCCCCAGATGCATGCCAGACATACCTTCCCCTCAGCCAGCTCAGCCCTGATGCCGCCCCCACCCAGCTCACACCTGACAAAGACCCAAGCCTGGGGGCTTAAGAGGCTGTGAGAAAATCCCCACCGAAACCCACCTCTCCCTTCCCACGAAACTCTTCCCCCACTCCCTGAACTGGAGGCCCCAGCTCCTCCCCAGTCCCGGGTGTCTGTTTGAATAATAATAATCCCTTGCCTTTGTGCCTCTCCTTGCTGTTTTCAGAGCCCCTTCACCTTGGTTTTCTCCAGGCAACCTGGACCGCCCCATgaggggaggcggggaggcgggGATAAGCTCCCCAGCTTTCCCAGGCCAGAAGGGCCTTTGCCATGAGCCTGACCCAAACTTGGTCTGATGGGGTAAGCCTGGCCCCGAAAGGTGAAGGGACAGGCCCAGGGTCACCCAGCCCCTGACCCTCTGACTAGTGCCCGTTCCACGATACCACCTGTCCAAACAGAAGACCGAGACACAGAGGGACCCGGCAGCACCGGCGAGTGTGAGGCTGGTCTCCAGCACTATGTGGCTTCATCATtggtatgaaaaaaatatattgccAGAGGCTCTATTTCTCAGGCCTCTCCAATGGGCTTGGCATAGAAAGCGCCCGCTGCTCCATCCTGCATGATCTCCTCGGATCTTCACCACCCTAGGAGGCAGATTGCTCTTCCCTCCCTATGGGCTCCTCGAGTGAGGTGACAGACTTCAGCCTTCATCTACCAGACTCCACAGCACTTCTGCAACACTCTGCACTGGCCCACGtgtcagcagcagcaggatcttgCTGTATGGCTTGCACCAagactcagttttcccatctggcAAATAGGTGGATTGGACTAATAACAATAGCCACCACTTCAGCACCAGGCTGTGCTCTACCTTCCTCTCATCTCACCTGAGCCTCACGCCAACCTATCCATTCATGCTAAGGTTACACTCCCAATTTTCAGCTAAggcacttgtccaaggtcacggAGGTGGGATAACGGCCCGGCCACTCTagcttagagcctgtgcttcatctTCACTCCTGtaccctgcctcctccctggtgCCCTCACCGGAGGAGCTACCACAATCCTAAGGACAGTCCCTTTCCTGGGACTTGCTGGCAGCCCGGTCCCATCCAAGCCATGCCCCCAGCACTGACCTTGGCCTCCTCATGGACATTCCACATGAAGGACAGTGCATTATACGCCACCTCCTCAATGTGCTGGACAGTGTTGAAGTTTTCTTTGCAGTCAGCTGAAACCACAGGAGACCAGAGGAGAGTCAGGAGACAAGGGATTTGGGGGTACCATGGGGAGGGGTCATTAGGGGCTGGGCCCCATTCTTGGCAGAGACTTGGATCCTCTCCCACAAGAACCATGCTTCAAACTAGGGAGGAAGTTACTCATTGTGCCCTGGGCTactgatggaaaaactgaggtccAGTCTGGGAAGGAGATCTGCCCAAATCCCAGAGGGACTCCTTAACTTGGCCAACTAGGCCAGGGCCCACATGATTTTGGGGTGGAGCTTATTCTTTTCAGTGGGACTGTGATTTAGGAGATCTCCCAGGTAAAATGGTCATCAAAGTCATAGTGGTAGTCATAACTATAGTAAAATCAGTACTACCAGTATTGAACTTGTAATATCAAATAAATGATAGTACTACTACACATttgactcttgagggtcccttggactgaaggaaatccaacaagtctatcctaaaggaaatcagtccggaatattcattggaaggactgatgttgaagctgaaactccaatgctttggccacctgatgtgaagaactgactcatctgaaaagaccctgatgctgggaaagattgaaggtggaagaaggggacaacagaggatgagatggtcagatggcatcacagactcaatggacacgagtctgagtaaactctgggagttggtgatggacagggaggcctggcgtgctgcagtccatggggtcacaaagagtcagacacgactgagcgactgaactgaactgagctatacACTGACAATGCTATGAATATTCAGCTTACATATGAGGAGAACAAAGCTCAGAGAAGTCTGATCACAGCTAATGAAAGGTAGAGCAAGGTCTGGAGGTCAGTTCTCTCTGGCTCCTGAGCCCGGGCTCCGAACCACTGCCGTCTGGGCTCTCAGAGAAGTCACTGAATTGTCCCTATTTGGGTCATGTTCTCTAGCACATGGCAGAAATTGCACGGCAGGCAGATGGGGCAGCTGGTATTTTCCCAGGTGACAGTtgaagaaaccgaggctcagGAAGGGGAGGTGAcacaggtcacacagccaggaagagaGCGACAGAGCCAGGGCCTGGAGGTGCGAGGGCGCGCCGCGCCTCCCACCCTCTCAGGGCCGGGACTGGCGGCACACACAGAAGGCCTTCCCCAgctcccttcctgccttcaaagCACAAGGGTTCCAGCTTCCAAACAGAGCTGCCCTGGCACTGTGCTTCCAGCTTCCAACTCACCCACTGCCTGCAGTTACCTCATGCATTTGTATCCCAATTGGCCAAGACCCCTGATGGGGACAGGCCAGCCAGCACCCCAGGCCCCCAGAGCCTTGTTTATCCCAAAGCAACAAAGAAAAGAGGTCACTGCTTCCAGTCAACATGCAAATCCCCACAAACCCCACAGCTTATGACCTGGAGACAGGGGCCAGGCAGGCGGCTGGAGTCAGAAATAAGCCCTGCAGAGGTCAGAAGGGGGTGGGGAAAAGGGGGACAGCAAGAAAGGTCTGactggcgtgtgtgtgtgtgtgtgtgtgtgtgtgtgcgcgcacgtgcACGCGTGTGAGAGAggtgtgagacagagagagagagagagagacactgggGTGGAGGGTGTGAGTGGGTTCTCACCCACATCGATGACCCGCTGCTTGGCGGTGGGCTGCCGCGAATGCCAGTGTTTCCAGAAGCGCAGCTGCTCGACTGGGCCCTTCTCGTTGTCGAAGACCACCATCACCACGCTCTGCAAGCACAGTGGTCACCGTGACCCCCTGCCTCGGGAGAGGCCCGGGCAGCCTCATCCTTTCCTGGAACCGGGGTCAGGCGGCCCTGCCCTTTGGCTGGGCTGCCCCTCCCCGCGGCAATGGGCAGTCCTCTAAAGCACCCTCTCCCTGGAGACCCCGGCAGGCAGGGTTGACCTGACCATCCCACCGGCTCCCCAAGCAGTCCCAGGGCAGCCAACGTACCTTGACCTTGTTGGAGGACAAGGCAAGGCCTTTGCCACCCGCTGGCGTCCGCAGGGTGACGGGGTAGAACTGGCCCTTGTTGAGGTAGGCCATGGGTGACTCGCCTGATTTGATGTGGATGGCTTTGGGGGAGCCCAGGGTGTACTCAAAGTCACTGTGGAGAGGTGGGGGAGGACAGTGAGGCTGGGCTCCCAGGCTGAATGGAGTATCCCAGAGGGCAGTGGGGCAGGAAGCCTGAGGCTCTGCTATGGATTTACCATGCGGCCTCACTAAATCACTCTACTTTCTAGGGCCTCCATTTCCCCGTTTTCAGGGCTTCTATTTAACAGCTTTGTTGAGGCACAGTCCTCCTGAATAACGAATAATGGAAATGAGAGAGCCCTGAGGGGTGACCAAGTCACAGGGAGACCAGGACACAATGGAACCTTAGTTTTCTAATGTGGTGCTCAGTTCTGAGCTGCTTGTTATAACCTGGGAAAGAGATGTAGAAAGCACTCTTTTCTTTTACATGCCTTTACTTCTCTCTTTTCATTCAGTGATGATGTTTGCTCTGGGGACAGTGTCTGCAATCCCCTGCCCGCTGACCAGTGGTCAAGGGTCCAGAGAGGCTAACTTACCTCTTGGGATAGTCCTCTGGACCTGGGGGTTCTGGGGATGTTTTCAGGATATCTGGGAAGAGTAGAGACTGCAGAGAAACACAATCCAGGGAAAATATATGCTCACATTCAGTTCCACTGGGACCTCAACCCAGGGCCACTACATACAGCTGTGAAGGCTGCAGAGTGCACAACCTGGACAACAGTGCATGGCAGCCCTGCCTCAGCTCAAGGACTCTTTCCCCCAGTGATTCCAAAGCTCTGACCGCCTCACTGTCTTCTCTCCCTCTGTACATGCAAGTACccaggggtgtgggggtgggccCTCACCTCCTGTGGGTCATCTTTGAAGGTGCTGTCAGGCTGCCAGCGCTGTGTGGGAGGCACCCCATGAATGTTCTCAAACAAGGAGCTGAGGGAGCCATTATCATATACATCGCTGGTGGGCAGCAGGTAGCTGTCCACAGAGCTGGTTTCCAGCTTGCTGGGGCCTGCGGGGAGGAGAGCTGCCTTGCCCGGCGTGGGTGCAGCCCCCTCCACGCTCATTAGGTTATTCTTCTTGAGCACATCTGGGTACTCCGGGGTTCCAGACACATTCTCTGTCAGGAATTTCATGAGGTGCGTGGGACTTTCAAGGGGGGTGAGGTCCATCTCATATTCCATGCCATGGTAGTAcctgaggagagagaggagggataaGTGGGTACACCACTTTTCTCGGAGCCTAGAGGGGGTCCTGGGCTGGATTGCAGGGTGACCACCACACTGACATATTGACTTCTTTAATCCAAGGTAACGTTAGGTCTTCCCAACATGCCTGAAATGAGATACTGCAGCGGGCCCAACGTGTCACAGGGAGAAGCAGGGAGGAACCAGGTACAGGATCAAGGTTCAGGGGGCAAATGCCTGCTTTATCCATTACAGTACTtggtaatttaaaaaactgaaagtttATTCATTCCTTATCCAGAGTCAAATGTCCCCACATTAAAATAACTGTACTGAGTCATTCCAGGTGAGGGCAAGACTGGGTATTTGTGAGTACAGACAGtgtacattaagaaaaaagatcTGGAAGGATATACCCCAAACTATTAAGGGAAATAAGAAAGTAGAATTGCAAGaaacttttacttttttactttatattttgaaGCAAAAATAACAGTCTTTAATGCATTTCATTATACAGAATCCAAAGAATTTTTGCATACAGTCCTCACTTTGTCAAAAGAGCCAGATAAACTATTTTCACATCTGAGAGTCACAGAATCAGAGACACTGAGTGAACACACAGACCTCACTATAAGATGATTCTATTATCAGTGGGTGCCCTCCTGTAATTGTGCCAGTCTTCATTTCCATCACCATACTTCTGATTCTCAAGGGCCAGCCTCAATATGGGTATTCATTTTGTTACTACatcaaatttgtttttgaaaagtaaactaaatttaaaaacagtCTCAACAATAGATAGTTTAGTTGTTATAACTACACAAATATTGTTTGCCGGCTGGTTAAATATTTTACTATGATAAGTTTTCTTAGAACGACCTCTGTCGCTACTGGAGTTATGATATTAACTTGAGCTTCctcattttagaattttctacttATTTATCCATAATTTCCCTAAAATTGTCATACACCTATAAACAATTTTCTTCAAATGAACAAATACATTACATAATCTACCAATtcattcctccctcctccccttccttcctttttcacttcatgcatttcTATAGACTTTGAATACTTTATAACCAGCAGGTATTATTTTACAATCAGAAAAgctaacaacattaaaaaaaaattgttttgaggGAAATGTCATGCACAAAAACCTACTGTTTGTAGCAGTGGAGGGCCCTGAGCCAGCCGCAAGCGCCTCAATGCCTGCCTGAGCAGTTTGGGCTTTCCGGAAAGGAGAGAGAGGCCCAGAAGGTTTCCCAGCAGAAGCCCTGCCTACTGGGGGTAAGGGAAAGTAGAGAAAGGGGGCAGTATCCTTCCAGTGCCCATCTGGCCATGAATATGGCCTGGGCTGCTCTCTACAAGAAAAGGAACATTCATGCCCCGAGGCACCAGTGCCAGGCAGAGGCCCAAGACAGCCAAGGGAAAGAAATATGGGAACATAGGTGTCCCCTCCCCTTGAGGCTGCAGGGAGGGTTTTGAAGCTAGGACAGAAAAGCTTCCAGCAGGGCTTTTCCACCACTGTGGCTTTGAAGCGTGTTTTTAGTAAACTTTAGCCACGTGGCCCGCAGGCACTTGCGTCTGTGCGTGCACTTAGGCAGGGTCTCACTGTGACTGTGGGCCCCAGTCTCTTTTGAGATCATAGGTCCCTTCCTCCAtaaaaagcagtttaaaaaacCTTTAACAATCCTCAgtataaatacaaatacaaacCAGGCTGGATTGTatcattttcttctgattttaaaatagataaaatacttTTGTGGGCCCCTAAGGGTaccgtggacttccctggtggctcagatggtaaagaatccacctgcaatgtgggagacctgggtcagtctctgggttgggaagatcccctggaggagggcatggcacactcccgtatttcttgcctggagaaaccccacgGACGATGGTGTTgtagagctggacacaactgagggccTAAGCACAAGGCTACCGTGGACCCTAGTACTGGCATTATGCCCCCTGTGCCCAGTGGATAAGGGGACCCAGGTGAGGTtggcggtggggggagggcagaggggcgGGGATGGTGGCGAGGGCGGGCCTCACCTCTTGCTTTGGTCATTCCGGCCCCCAGTGCTGGAGGACAGTAGCCGCTTCTCCTTGGGGCcctgagaagaaaggaagaaaggatttaTGTGTGGCTCTTGGGTAAGATCTGACTGTCACGAGCCTCAACCCCTTCcaggggactcagccatgcagGGGAGCTATGTTGGTCATTGGGAGAAAACCCGCCAGTCCTTTGAGTTAGCAGGCCATTTAGTCTGAGCCCCCAAGTTCCAGAGTGAGAAGAAGTACCCTGAAATTAGCACTTAAGAATCATGGAATTTGGAGTCAGGCAGGCCGAGTTTAAGTTCTAGCTTTACTATGTAAAAGCGCTGTGTGACTCTGGTTAAATGATTGTGCTTTTCTGAGATTCAGCTTCTTCATATGTCAAGTGGGTGATGACAATCCCTCCCTCAAGTGGGTTGTGAAGATTTATTAATAAAGATAATGCTCACTGTTTTTTAATGGAGTACTTCCTATGAACTGGGCCCCGTGCTAAGCGGCTTCTCTGTCTGCTATAATTTAATCTCTACAACCACTCTGTGACGTCTACTAATGCTATCCCAATTACATGCATGAGGAAAACTCAAGTCCAGAGAGGCTTTGTCATCTTAGTGATTAGGAGCACAGACTGAATTCAGATTTCTTGGGTACGGTTCTTAGATCTGCTACATAtcggctgtgtgaccttgggcgagtcCCTCAACCTTTCTGCACCTTGTCACCATCTTTACGACAGGAATAATAGCAATACCAACCCGTGGGATTTTTGTGAGTGCTTAGACTAGCACCTGTCACAGCGAGAACATTATGTAAATGCTACCTTTCATGATTATacttttaatattgttttatcTTAGAGAATTCGGGTCTTTTCTCCCTAAAGCTAACAAAGCCAGAACAAGGTCTCCAGCCAAGTCTAGTGATGTCAGCGCCTGGGTTTTTAATCAGACTGATGGGAGAGCATGAGGAAAGGTGCCTGGCACAGTGCCCAGCATTCAGTAAGAAATAGTAAGTGGTCACCTTTAGGACTAtactgcccaaagtcacatggcCAGCGTGTGGTAGGAACAGGTCTCCAGCTCCCAACTTGGTGCTCTTTCCACACCGTCAGACCGTGCCCTGACTATCAGCGGTGCTCCTCTGACCTAATGCACtctgggaagggggaggggggcaaGTGTATCTCCCCGGGATGCTGGACTGCAATAAACCACTACAAGTGTCACCTACCATTCTGGCGCTGGGAGTGGGCTCTTGCTCAGGGGAGACAGTGctagattttattttatggcCCAGTCTCAAGCGATATATCCCAGGCTGGCGTTTAAGCTCAGACCTAGAATTCTGGCTCCTATGAGGTCCCAGACATTCCAGGACTGGACTGAGTCATTCAACTCAAatttcttttccatcatcagtcttctgggagaagggaagggagggtaGCCATACCACTCCTAGATGAGAACCAAAAGCCAGAGAGATAATTTGGGGTTTCTTTTGTATCTGAGACCACTTCCTCCAACTTGGTCTCTGAATTTGCAGAATTTACCTTCCTTTGTGTAGAATAAACTACTTCTTGGGCCAGTGAATTTGAAGATTTATTTACAAGGTGGCTTTAAATCTTCAACTTCAGATTCAGTTATCACAACAATCAGCTATTCATGTCCCCAGCCTCCAATTTGGGAAAGTCTCTAGCAGCAATAAGCAGGGATAGCAAGAAAGTTTGCTGTCATATGACAATTCAGACAGATGGGTAGGGGCTGCCTGGAGTTACTAGGCTGAAAAAGATTTTGTGGTCCTGGGTATCTTCAGTGAGAATACAGGTTGTAATCCATTAGCAGTGTCTGGCAAAGGCACTGGAAGGGGGTGATGTCATGTGTGTTATGCACTTGTGGTTACTAATAGGTTTAAGCACACTTCTCCTATGTGAGAGGCCTAATTTCTGTTCTTAGGAACTGGCAGTCTCAAAGTCAAGGCCCCAGAAACAATTAGAGAACAATAAAAGATGGTATGTCGGAAGTGGTACAACGTGCATGATGGCAGCAAGGGTATGAACAACAGTGAGATTCTCAGGAGAGGGAGAGGCGATATGAGGGGAGAGCTTCCAAGAGAAGCTGGGCCTTGGGAAGGGCCCTGAAGGAAATGAATGAACTCAAGAGCAGAAGGCATGTTCTAGGAGGTGGGGCTGGAAGAGGCAGGTGGGGAGGACAGGGCAACTGGGATGACCTAAGGGACAGAAAGATGGTGGATTAGAGGTAATCGCTGTGGTGTGTATGGCCAAGGAACTGATCCATTCAATCAATACATACTGAGCATTGTGTGGCAGGCAGTGTGGGGTACTGGGGGCTCAGTCATGACCAGGACATAgttcctgccctccaggagctcagTGTCATAAGTGAGATGGAGGAGTAAATGCACAAACAGCAAGCTTCTGAAGACGGCGTCACGGAAAATGACGGTACTTACTGAGGGTGCCCAGAGGAGGCACGGAATGGGAAAGCCCAGATATCCTTCCCCACCTTCAGGGAATGGATGAAGTAACTTAAAGCTGAGAGCAGGGTTTCACCAGGGGAGAGGGGAGTGTGCCAGGCAGAGGgaccagcatgtgcaaaggcccagaggtgtGAGAGAACGTGGTGAGGGTTAGGGGTGGTCAGAGTGGGATGGAGAGCCATGAAGCCTGAGAGCGAAGACGCGTGTTCAGGCAGAGGTGGGGCGTGCCCAGAGGTGGCGGGCATACCATGTAGTAGTCATAGAGGAAGCTCAGGGCCGCAACGCTGTCGTCGTCACCGTTGACTCTCATCATGGCCTTCGTGGCCGCCGTCAGAGGGTTTTCAAGGTAG
Encoded proteins:
- the GRHL3 gene encoding grainyhead-like protein 3 homolog, producing the protein MMRVNGDDDSVAALSFLYDYYMGPKEKRLLSSSTGGRNDQSKRYYHGMEYEMDLTPLESPTHLMKFLTENVSGTPEYPDVLKKNNLMSVEGAAPTPGKAALLPAGPSKLETSSVDSYLLPTSDVYDNGSLSSLFENIHGVPPTQRWQPDSTFKDDPQESLLFPDILKTSPEPPGPEDYPKSDFEYTLGSPKAIHIKSGESPMAYLNKGQFYPVTLRTPAGGKGLALSSNKVKSVVMVVFDNEKGPVEQLRFWKHWHSRQPTAKQRVIDVADCKENFNTVQHIEEVAYNALSFMWNVHEEAKVFVGVNCLSTDFSSQKGVKGVPLNLQIDTYDCGSPSERLVHRAVCQIKIFCDKGAERKMRDDERKQFRRKVKCPDSSNSGIKGSLLAGFRGNETTYLRPEADLETPPVLFIPNVHFSSLQRPGGAVLSAGHSSSNRLSLKRTCSPFTEEFEPLPSKQAKEDDLQRVLLYVRRETEEVFDALMLKTPDLKGLRSAISEKYGFPEENIYKVYKKCKRGILVNMDNNIIRHYSNHVAFLLDMGELDGKIQIILKEL